In the genome of Bradyrhizobium sp. CIAT3101, one region contains:
- a CDS encoding haloalkane dehalogenase translates to MSKPTEIEIRLAPVLGSTIAYRETGAEDAPVALFLHGNPTSSHIWRNILPLVSPVARCIAPDLIGFGQSGKPDIAYRFFDHVRYLDAFIEQRGIKSAYLVAQDWGTALAFHLAARRPDLVRGLAFMEFIRPMPTWQDFHHTDRADEQDHAEAARAAFRKFRTPGEGEAMILEANAFVERVLPGGIVRKLGDDEMAPYRAPFPTPESRRPVLALPRELPIAGEPADVYAALQSAHAALAASSYPKLLFSGEPGALVAPEFAETFAASLKHCAHVRLGAGLHFLQEDHPEAIGRSVAGWIAGIEAVRPQLAA, encoded by the coding sequence ATGAGCAAGCCGACCGAGATCGAGATTCGCCTGGCGCCGGTGCTGGGCAGCACAATCGCCTATCGCGAGACAGGCGCGGAGGACGCACCGGTCGCGCTGTTCCTGCACGGCAATCCGACCTCGTCGCACATCTGGCGCAACATTCTGCCGCTGGTGTCGCCGGTCGCGCGATGCATCGCGCCCGACCTCATCGGCTTCGGCCAGTCCGGCAAGCCCGACATCGCCTACCGCTTCTTCGATCACGTCCGCTATCTCGATGCCTTCATCGAACAGCGCGGCATCAAATCGGCCTATCTCGTCGCGCAGGATTGGGGCACGGCGCTGGCCTTTCATCTCGCCGCGCGCCGGCCGGATCTCGTGCGCGGCCTTGCCTTCATGGAGTTCATCCGCCCGATGCCGACCTGGCAGGACTTTCACCACACCGACCGCGCCGACGAGCAGGATCACGCCGAGGCGGCGAGGGCGGCGTTTCGCAAGTTCAGGACGCCGGGCGAGGGCGAAGCCATGATCCTCGAGGCGAATGCGTTCGTCGAGCGCGTGCTGCCCGGCGGCATCGTTCGCAAGCTCGGCGACGACGAGATGGCGCCTTATCGCGCGCCGTTCCCGACGCCGGAGAGCCGTCGCCCGGTTCTTGCGCTTCCGCGCGAGCTGCCGATCGCCGGCGAGCCCGCCGATGTCTATGCAGCACTCCAATCCGCGCATGCGGCGCTGGCCGCATCATCCTATCCAAAGCTGCTGTTCTCGGGCGAGCCCGGTGCGCTGGTCGCGCCGGAATTCGCCGAGACGTTTGCGGCGTCGCTGAAGCATTGCGCGCATGTTCGTCTCGGCGCCGGGCTGCACTTCCTTCAGGAGGATCACCCCGAGGCGATCGGCCGCTCCGTCGCCGGCTGGATTGCCGGCATCGAGGCGGTGCGTCCGCAACTTGCGGCCTGA
- a CDS encoding polysaccharide deacetylase family protein — MKQLRNNVIRAGLGALYFSGAHHLLRPLLSGVGAIFMLHHVRPARAGAFQPNRHLEVTPDFLRATLCHLRSREIDIVSMDELHERLLQGRFDRRFAAFTFDDGYRDNHDHALPVLREFDAPATIYVTSDFAEGTGRLWWAALEAVIARAEQVDVQIGHSALRLDASTPAAKQAAFDRLHDWLRALPGEHDLKREIEALCATHGVDMEALCRSLCLSWDEVKRLAADPLVTIGAHTISHCNLAKQSEAIAAQEMAVSRVRIETALDREVLHLAYPYGDREAAGEREFTLAASAGFKTAVTTRPGMLFAENAGHMTALPRVSLNGNYQDARILPVLTSGAATAMWNGLRRFAAA; from the coding sequence ATGAAACAACTCCGTAACAACGTCATTCGCGCCGGGCTGGGAGCACTCTATTTCAGCGGGGCGCACCATCTGCTGCGCCCGCTGCTGTCGGGCGTCGGCGCCATTTTCATGCTGCACCATGTGCGGCCGGCCCGTGCGGGCGCGTTCCAGCCGAACCGGCATCTCGAGGTTACCCCCGACTTCCTGCGCGCGACGCTGTGCCATTTGCGGTCACGCGAGATCGACATCGTCAGCATGGACGAGCTGCACGAACGGCTGCTGCAAGGCCGCTTCGACCGCCGCTTCGCCGCCTTCACCTTCGACGACGGCTACCGCGACAACCACGACCACGCGTTGCCGGTGCTGCGCGAATTTGACGCGCCCGCGACCATCTACGTGACCAGCGACTTCGCCGAGGGCACCGGGCGGCTGTGGTGGGCCGCGCTCGAGGCCGTCATCGCCAGGGCCGAGCAGGTCGACGTGCAGATCGGCCATTCCGCGCTGCGGCTCGATGCGAGCACGCCGGCGGCGAAGCAGGCGGCGTTCGACCGCCTGCACGACTGGCTCCGCGCCCTTCCTGGCGAGCACGATCTGAAGCGCGAGATCGAAGCACTCTGCGCGACGCATGGTGTCGACATGGAAGCACTGTGCCGCAGCCTCTGCCTGTCCTGGGACGAGGTGAAGCGGCTCGCGGCCGACCCGCTGGTCACGATCGGCGCCCACACCATCAGCCATTGCAATCTCGCCAAGCAGAGCGAGGCGATCGCCGCACAGGAGATGGCCGTCAGCCGGGTGCGGATCGAGACCGCACTGGACCGCGAGGTGCTGCATCTCGCCTATCCCTATGGCGATCGCGAAGCCGCGGGCGAGCGCGAATTCACGCTGGCCGCATCCGCCGGCTTCAAGACCGCGGTGACGACACGGCCGGGCATGCTGTTCGCAGAGAACGCCGGTCACATGACCGCGCTGCCGCGCGTCTCGCTCAACGGCAACTACCAGGACGCGCGCATTCTACCGGTGCTGACCTCCGGCGCCGCGACCGCGATGTGGAACGGCCTTCGCCGGTTTGCCGCGGCGTAG
- a CDS encoding OmpA family protein → MQMLFRWASKWWPGLIPLAVMWGFAAWNNTLPVEADLSARSSAALKDTVLDKTRIAVDGRDVSLAADAFSEEGRRDAVTTVEMVPGVRLVDDQTRLVPEAKPFVWSAERDVVRVTLSGSAPLPSMKARLTEAARKEVNGTEVADQMGLARGAPARFEAAAMLLLDQIGKLKDGKITITDTKVNLSGMARDLGGREAIAAALKNLPEGFTIAANDIKAPPYIFQAYKDPVAATVTLTGYVPDNSVHAAIATSASRKFFTEKVVDNLKASIGAPGSFNTAVVAALGALSRLSTGTLVVSDREVKLSGDALYEGAANDIRAGLGKDFPKNWLYKPEITVKPAAGPVDGTVCQQLFSELLAKGKIRFATKRADIDPDSAGILDHLIETALRCPTTNIEVAGHTDADGEDSFNQALSEKRAQAVIDYLVKAGLPADRFTAVGYGSTQPVAGNDTDDGKAQNRRIEFLVR, encoded by the coding sequence ATGCAGATGCTTTTCAGGTGGGCCAGCAAATGGTGGCCGGGGTTGATTCCCCTGGCCGTCATGTGGGGATTTGCGGCCTGGAATAACACTTTGCCGGTTGAGGCCGACCTGTCGGCCCGCAGCTCGGCCGCGCTCAAGGACACCGTCCTGGACAAGACCCGGATCGCCGTGGACGGCCGCGACGTCAGCCTGGCCGCCGACGCCTTCTCCGAGGAGGGCCGCCGCGACGCCGTGACCACGGTCGAGATGGTTCCCGGGGTGCGGCTGGTCGATGACCAGACCCGCCTGGTTCCCGAAGCAAAGCCCTTCGTCTGGAGTGCCGAGCGCGACGTGGTGCGGGTGACGCTGTCGGGCTCCGCGCCGCTGCCGTCGATGAAGGCGCGCCTCACAGAAGCCGCGCGAAAAGAGGTCAACGGGACCGAGGTCGCCGATCAGATGGGCCTGGCCCGCGGCGCGCCGGCGCGGTTCGAAGCGGCCGCGATGCTGCTGCTCGACCAGATCGGCAAGCTGAAGGACGGCAAGATCACGATCACGGACACCAAGGTCAATCTGTCAGGCATGGCGCGCGATCTCGGCGGCCGCGAAGCGATTGCGGCTGCACTGAAGAACCTGCCCGAGGGCTTTACGATCGCCGCCAACGACATCAAGGCACCGCCCTACATCTTCCAGGCCTACAAGGATCCGGTCGCCGCCACCGTGACGCTGACCGGCTACGTGCCCGACAACAGCGTGCATGCCGCGATCGCGACCAGCGCGTCGCGAAAATTCTTCACCGAGAAGGTCGTCGACAATCTCAAGGCCAGCATCGGCGCGCCCGGCTCCTTCAACACCGCGGTGGTCGCAGCGCTCGGCGCGCTGTCGCGGCTGTCGACCGGCACGTTGGTGGTGTCGGATCGCGAGGTGAAGCTGTCGGGCGATGCGCTGTATGAAGGTGCGGCCAACGACATCCGCGCAGGGCTCGGCAAGGACTTTCCGAAAAACTGGCTGTACAAGCCCGAAATCACCGTGAAGCCCGCGGCCGGGCCGGTCGACGGCACCGTCTGCCAGCAATTGTTCTCGGAGCTGCTCGCCAAGGGCAAGATCCGCTTCGCCACCAAGCGCGCCGACATCGATCCTGACTCCGCCGGCATTCTCGATCATCTGATCGAGACGGCGCTGCGGTGCCCCACCACCAATATCGAGGTCGCGGGCCACACCGATGCCGACGGCGAGGACTCGTTCAACCAGGCGCTGTCGGAGAAGCGCGCGCAGGCGGTGATCGATTATCTGGTCAAGGCCGGGCTTCCTGCGGACCGCTTCACCGCGGTCGGTTACGGCAGCACGCAGCCCGTCGCCGGCAACGACACCGACGACGGCAAGGCGCAAAACCGCCGCATCGAATTTCTGGTGAGGTGA
- a CDS encoding SDR family oxidoreductase encodes MSNDLFSLKGRIALVTGGSRGIGKMIAAGYLGAGAAKVYITARKAGPCEATAQELSAQYDGECIALPIDISTVEGCNKLASEIIKLEPKLDILVNNAGAAWGAEFDEFPESGWDKVMDLNVKSLFFLTKALAKPLRAAASHERPAKVINIASVDGIFVNPGETYSYAASKAAVIHLTRRMATKLIKDNINVTAIAPGAFKSDMNRAARDHSDDVAKRIPARRIGTDEDMAGVAIYLASRAGDYVVGNTIAVDGGVVYANAGLEIAG; translated from the coding sequence ATGTCCAACGATCTGTTTTCGCTCAAAGGCCGCATCGCACTCGTGACCGGCGGCTCGCGCGGCATCGGCAAGATGATCGCGGCCGGATACCTCGGCGCCGGCGCTGCGAAGGTCTACATCACCGCGCGCAAGGCCGGCCCGTGCGAAGCCACGGCGCAAGAGCTCTCGGCGCAATATGACGGCGAATGCATTGCCCTGCCGATCGACATCTCGACCGTCGAAGGCTGCAACAAGCTCGCGTCCGAAATCATCAAGCTGGAGCCGAAGCTCGACATCCTCGTCAACAATGCCGGTGCGGCCTGGGGCGCGGAGTTCGACGAATTCCCCGAAAGCGGCTGGGACAAGGTGATGGACCTCAACGTCAAATCGCTGTTCTTCCTGACCAAGGCGCTGGCCAAGCCGCTGCGCGCGGCGGCCTCGCACGAGCGGCCCGCCAAGGTCATCAACATCGCCTCCGTCGACGGCATCTTCGTCAATCCGGGCGAGACCTATTCCTACGCCGCGAGCAAGGCCGCGGTGATCCATCTGACCCGGCGCATGGCGACGAAGCTGATCAAGGACAACATCAACGTCACCGCGATCGCACCGGGCGCGTTCAAGTCCGACATGAACCGCGCCGCGCGCGACCATTCGGACGATGTTGCCAAGCGCATTCCGGCGCGCCGCATCGGCACCGACGAGGACATGGCGGGCGTCGCGATCTACCTCGCCTCGCGTGCGGGAGATTACGTCGTCGGCAACACCATCGCGGTCGATGGCGGCGTGGTGTACGCGAATGCGGGATTGGAGATCGCGGGGTAA
- a CDS encoding TetR/AcrR family transcriptional regulator produces MPKPSLKDAILDAGLKVMFRTGYHGTSVRDVTAAAGAPQGSFTNHFRSKEAFASEVLDRYFDVTRGLVAEALDDTSLTPRARLRRYLDIITGRLEADGYGRGCLIGDLSLEASGSSELLRARLAAIFAEWRAPFAACIRDAQTSGEIASDFEPDELADFLLASWQGAILRMKVDRNPKALERFKTIAFQTVFRETTT; encoded by the coding sequence ATGCCAAAGCCATCGCTTAAAGACGCCATCCTCGATGCCGGCCTGAAGGTCATGTTCCGGACCGGCTATCACGGCACCAGCGTGCGCGACGTCACCGCCGCGGCGGGCGCGCCGCAGGGGTCCTTCACCAACCATTTCCGCTCCAAGGAGGCATTCGCCTCCGAGGTGCTCGACCGCTATTTCGACGTCACCAGGGGGCTGGTCGCCGAGGCTCTCGACGACACCTCCCTGACGCCGCGGGCGCGGCTGCGGCGCTATCTCGACATCATCACCGGCCGGCTCGAGGCCGACGGATACGGCCGCGGCTGCCTGATCGGCGATCTCAGCCTGGAGGCATCAGGCAGCAGCGAGCTGCTGCGTGCGCGTCTCGCGGCGATCTTCGCCGAATGGCGCGCGCCATTCGCCGCCTGCATCAGGGATGCCCAGACCAGCGGCGAGATCGCGTCCGATTTCGAGCCTGACGAGCTCGCCGACTTCCTGCTCGCGTCCTGGCAGGGCGCGATCCTGCGCATGAAGGTCGACCGCAATCCGAAGGCCCTCGAGCGCTTCAAGACCATCGCATTCCAAACCGTGTTCAGGGAGACGACGACATGA